A single window of Candidatus Flexicrinis affinis DNA harbors:
- a CDS encoding GNAT family N-acetyltransferase, which produces MALPPPTYCPRCAAELVTREEGGRMRPVCPNCGYVHYVNPVPTVGVLIEMDGGIVLIRRGHPPHQGEWAFPSGYVEADERLEEAAVREAEEETGLQVEILELTDLNSYPEGPPASGIMVFYRARPVGGVLRAGDDAADVRVFAPDDVPLIPFRTHREALARWFERAGVASRSQFGERVESDVIVRPAHSADFQQVLELIRTIPSNRELTDGQWEAARQRLREDLSIVTLVATTPQQPELIIGCVVMSTARTLTSGYGVINDTAVLPAFQRRGIGAALLEGCMRRAAELNLNTLIVNEERANEAARRFYESVGFSESPALLLKLR; this is translated from the coding sequence ATGGCCCTTCCACCGCCAACCTATTGCCCGCGCTGCGCCGCCGAACTCGTCACGCGTGAGGAAGGCGGCCGCATGCGGCCGGTGTGCCCCAACTGCGGCTACGTGCATTATGTCAATCCTGTTCCAACGGTCGGCGTGCTGATCGAGATGGACGGCGGCATTGTATTGATTAGGCGCGGCCACCCGCCGCATCAGGGCGAGTGGGCATTCCCGAGCGGCTATGTGGAAGCCGACGAGCGACTTGAAGAGGCGGCCGTTCGCGAAGCTGAGGAAGAGACCGGGCTGCAGGTTGAAATTCTCGAGCTAACCGACCTGAACAGCTACCCGGAAGGACCCCCGGCTAGCGGAATCATGGTGTTCTACCGCGCACGGCCGGTTGGTGGCGTGCTTCGCGCGGGAGACGACGCCGCCGACGTGCGCGTATTCGCGCCGGACGACGTGCCGCTAATCCCGTTTCGTACGCATCGCGAGGCGCTGGCCCGCTGGTTCGAACGCGCGGGCGTCGCATCACGGTCTCAGTTCGGTGAGCGTGTCGAGAGCGATGTCATCGTGCGGCCCGCGCACTCAGCAGACTTCCAGCAGGTGCTCGAACTGATCCGAACGATTCCGTCCAATCGCGAGCTTACGGATGGTCAGTGGGAGGCCGCGCGACAGCGCCTGCGCGAGGACTTGTCGATCGTGACGCTGGTTGCCACGACGCCACAGCAGCCCGAACTGATCATCGGGTGCGTCGTCATGAGCACGGCGCGCACGCTCACGTCGGGATACGGAGTTATCAACGATACCGCTGTCCTGCCCGCCTTCCAGCGGCGCGGGATCGGTGCGGCGCTGCTGGAAGGGTGTATGCGGCGCGCCGCGGAACTCAACCTCAACACCTTGATCGTCAACGAAGAGCGCGCCAACGAGGCCGCGCGCCGGTTCTACGAGTCGGTCGGGTTTAGCGAAAGCCCGGCGCTGCTGCTCAAACTACGCTGA
- a CDS encoding response regulator yields MSLILVIEDEDHIRSNICEILSYEDYDVIDAPNGMVGIELAQQHNPDIVLCDVLMPGITGWDVLLELRSSARTADTQFVFLTALADRASARKGMSHGADDYIAKPFTHRELLDTVATRLRRREEIKHRTDDRLDDLRKTIVHALPHELRSPLTGILSCAEFLLMDHPAGLEVERVQNVARIIERSGRRLQRLVENYLFYAQLEMTAADRARRDGVSRERTENPGGSIYDAAVEVCKSHDRLDDLRHEISSVPVAASSDNLHKLTSELVDNACKFSQPGTPIEVLAFVRDNNYIVTISDQGRGMYPSELENIGAYTQFQRNLFEQQGVGLGLAIVRRLADLYGGTCAIQSAPNTGTTVEVGLKLA; encoded by the coding sequence ATGTCTCTCATTCTGGTCATCGAGGACGAGGACCATATCCGCAGCAACATCTGCGAGATTCTGTCGTACGAGGACTACGACGTTATCGACGCGCCGAACGGCATGGTCGGCATTGAACTGGCACAGCAGCACAATCCGGACATCGTGCTGTGCGACGTATTGATGCCGGGCATCACCGGATGGGACGTGCTGCTCGAACTGCGGAGTTCTGCCCGCACAGCCGATACGCAATTCGTGTTTTTGACCGCACTTGCCGACCGCGCGAGTGCACGCAAGGGGATGTCGCACGGGGCAGACGACTACATTGCCAAGCCCTTCACGCACCGCGAACTGCTCGACACGGTGGCAACCCGTTTGCGCCGGCGCGAGGAAATCAAGCACCGCACTGACGACCGTCTGGACGACCTGCGCAAGACCATCGTGCATGCTCTGCCCCACGAGCTGCGCTCGCCCCTAACCGGCATCCTGAGCTGCGCCGAATTCTTGTTGATGGATCATCCCGCCGGCTTAGAGGTCGAGCGCGTGCAGAATGTCGCCCGCATCATCGAGCGTTCTGGCCGAAGGCTTCAGCGCCTCGTTGAGAACTATCTATTTTACGCACAGCTTGAGATGACAGCAGCGGATCGGGCGCGCCGAGACGGCGTCTCGCGGGAACGGACCGAGAATCCGGGCGGGTCAATCTACGACGCCGCGGTTGAGGTCTGCAAGTCCCATGACCGCCTCGACGACCTCAGACACGAGATTTCGAGCGTTCCGGTAGCAGCAAGCAGCGACAACCTCCACAAGCTCACATCAGAACTCGTGGACAACGCGTGCAAGTTCTCGCAGCCCGGTACGCCGATCGAAGTATTGGCCTTCGTGCGCGATAACAACTACATCGTGACTATCTCCGATCAAGGGCGTGGCATGTATCCCAGTGAACTAGAGAACATCGGCGCCTATACCCAATTTCAGCGCAACCTTTTCGAGCAGCAGGGCGTCGGGCTGGGATTGGCCATTGTCCGCCGGTTGGCGGATTTGTACGGCGGGACATGCGCGATTCAGTCCGCACCTAACACCGGGACCACTGTCGAAGTCGGCCTGAAGTTAGCCTAA
- a CDS encoding WD40 repeat domain-containing protein, which yields MLRRKIVLLLACIVLGSAAASAQPELVPLPVEGYGSQAVASPDGTVAVAFTDARAVLVADMDLPNDLTIISLSDNSVVTTLDGPVDIATSVAFTADGTRLAVVHANGDIALWNTADWSLLATYSTLQFDAQTLGFLPNGNTLTLLTTGVQPLLLLVDVTSGAFTGVAGRRFVRSSELRAILREPQGIMRASAIAAALAPDGTRYATANGFDEIVVRDIETLDWFTARQSEGDIPLLSIARMAFADDRTLVYMLRSGELHEYDIESRTDRLIATVADRLLTIGVSRDGTLIAAVARDPDALIVVDRATGTTIQQVPLPSPQTVLSLNFAPDNSAILLGTMNTDGDGPSAAVLPIAP from the coding sequence ATGCTACGACGCAAGATCGTCCTACTTCTCGCCTGTATTGTTTTGGGATCGGCAGCGGCATCGGCGCAGCCCGAGCTGGTGCCGCTGCCGGTCGAAGGGTACGGTTCGCAGGCAGTCGCCTCGCCTGACGGAACCGTCGCCGTCGCATTCACAGATGCGCGCGCCGTCCTCGTCGCAGACATGGACTTGCCCAACGACCTGACGATCATCAGCCTCAGCGACAACTCGGTCGTCACTACGCTTGATGGCCCGGTTGATATCGCGACGTCGGTCGCCTTCACCGCCGATGGTACGCGGTTGGCCGTCGTCCACGCGAACGGCGACATCGCGCTTTGGAACACGGCGGATTGGTCGCTGCTCGCTACGTATTCCACGCTCCAGTTTGATGCGCAGACGCTCGGATTTCTGCCTAACGGAAACACCCTGACTCTGCTTACAACCGGCGTACAGCCCCTGCTGCTGCTCGTCGATGTGACGTCCGGGGCTTTCACCGGTGTGGCGGGCCGGCGTTTCGTGAGGAGTAGCGAACTGCGCGCCATACTGCGCGAGCCGCAAGGCATCATGCGCGCCTCTGCGATTGCGGCCGCGCTCGCACCCGACGGCACGCGCTACGCGACAGCCAACGGGTTCGACGAGATCGTTGTTCGGGACATCGAAACGCTCGATTGGTTCACCGCACGCCAGAGCGAAGGCGATATCCCGCTGCTTTCGATCGCGCGCATGGCCTTCGCCGACGACCGTACACTGGTGTACATGCTGCGCTCGGGAGAGCTGCACGAGTACGATATCGAGTCGCGAACCGATCGGCTGATCGCCACCGTCGCCGATCGGCTGCTAACCATCGGTGTCAGCCGCGATGGTACGCTGATCGCCGCCGTGGCGCGCGACCCTGACGCTCTGATCGTGGTCGATCGCGCAACGGGCACAACGATCCAGCAGGTGCCGCTCCCGTCCCCGCAAACCGTGCTGTCGCTCAACTTCGCGCCGGACAACAGCGCTATACTGCTCGGCACCATGAACACGGACGGCGATGGACCGTCCGCCGCCGTCCTGCCTATAGCACCGTAA
- the dnaG gene encoding DNA primase, with amino-acid sequence MSVADEIKARLDIVAYVQQYVPLKKAGRTYKACCPFHQEKTPSFVVDPVRQTWRCYGSCATGGDVLNFAMRQHGWTFTEALRELAQQTGVQLKARTPEQRQTDERHEFLRGLLHSAAEQYHRWLIQPDTVPGHHAQAARSVLDYARVKRALSDETLIKFQIGFAPPEWSGLLTTMKQIGYTEDDMIEAGMAVRSDAGRIYDRFRNRLMIPIRDDRGRVIGFGARALDPDDNPKYLNTPETPVFNKSRTLFALDTAKGAIRDSGAVVIVEGYLDAIQAQQAGFGNVVAQMGTALTDSQLQLVAPRYAQRVLLALDSDAAGQNATMRSLEVARRALSQDFAGRMQIDMRVLSIPGAKDPDDLIREQPELWPQIVDEARPVADFVIEFETRDLSPHATIVEKEAAARRILPLLMASERELYRQDNLQKLAAHLRIAEKTLIGWAASQPAEPKPIRRAPSQPAARDMAPPPEYDEFGDPMPVDVGVDVAPPAAQPAPRMPAPQDDLALERYCLRRLIEQPAWAYAANQRLRTLSEDNPALSDGPLCDLTDEDFLDSTHRTIWLAIRGALYTAQAEPAAHIEKRLDADSADVLAGLRASDAAHVRASIKERLDGDAAALWDELSKRTAPAFDAKEDLVVAVLRLRAVRIGRDRESLAALLAESEGDRGETRRLMASLNVLAQAVRQLDAELSRRIR; translated from the coding sequence ATGTCAGTAGCCGACGAAATTAAGGCGAGACTCGATATTGTCGCCTATGTACAGCAGTACGTCCCGCTCAAAAAGGCGGGCCGGACGTACAAGGCGTGCTGTCCGTTCCATCAGGAGAAGACGCCGTCGTTCGTGGTCGATCCGGTGCGGCAGACGTGGCGCTGTTACGGGTCCTGCGCCACGGGTGGCGACGTGCTCAACTTCGCCATGCGCCAGCACGGATGGACCTTCACCGAGGCTCTGCGCGAACTCGCCCAGCAGACTGGGGTTCAGCTCAAGGCCCGAACGCCCGAACAGCGCCAAACCGACGAACGGCACGAATTCCTGCGCGGCCTGCTGCATTCTGCTGCCGAGCAGTATCACCGCTGGTTGATCCAACCCGATACCGTGCCGGGACATCACGCACAGGCCGCCCGCTCCGTGCTCGACTACGCACGGGTCAAGCGCGCGTTGAGCGACGAGACGCTCATCAAGTTCCAGATTGGCTTCGCACCTCCGGAGTGGTCGGGGCTGCTGACCACCATGAAGCAGATCGGCTACACCGAGGACGACATGATCGAGGCGGGAATGGCGGTCCGCAGCGACGCCGGTCGCATATACGACCGTTTCCGCAACCGGCTGATGATTCCGATTCGCGACGATCGCGGCCGTGTGATCGGGTTTGGCGCGCGTGCGCTCGATCCTGATGACAACCCGAAGTATTTGAACACACCGGAGACGCCCGTTTTCAACAAAAGCCGGACGCTGTTTGCGCTCGATACCGCGAAGGGCGCCATCCGCGACAGCGGCGCCGTCGTAATTGTGGAAGGCTACTTGGACGCAATCCAAGCGCAGCAGGCGGGCTTCGGAAACGTCGTCGCGCAGATGGGGACGGCACTTACCGACTCGCAGCTACAGCTCGTCGCACCGCGATACGCGCAGCGCGTGCTTTTGGCGCTTGACAGCGATGCTGCCGGCCAAAATGCCACCATGCGCAGCCTCGAAGTCGCGCGCCGGGCGCTGAGTCAGGACTTTGCCGGCCGCATGCAGATCGATATGCGCGTGTTGTCGATCCCCGGCGCCAAAGACCCCGACGACCTGATCCGCGAACAGCCCGAACTGTGGCCGCAGATTGTGGACGAAGCGCGCCCGGTGGCTGACTTCGTGATCGAATTCGAGACGCGTGACCTGTCGCCGCATGCGACGATCGTCGAAAAAGAAGCGGCGGCACGCCGCATCCTGCCGCTGCTGATGGCGTCCGAGCGTGAGCTGTACCGACAGGACAACCTGCAGAAGTTGGCTGCGCACCTGCGGATTGCCGAGAAGACACTCATTGGATGGGCTGCCTCGCAGCCCGCAGAGCCGAAGCCTATACGTCGTGCGCCCTCGCAGCCTGCGGCGCGCGATATGGCCCCCCCACCGGAGTATGACGAGTTCGGCGATCCCATGCCGGTCGACGTCGGGGTCGACGTCGCGCCGCCCGCGGCTCAACCGGCCCCGCGCATGCCCGCCCCGCAGGACGATCTGGCGCTGGAACGGTATTGCCTGCGCCGGCTAATCGAACAGCCCGCCTGGGCCTATGCGGCGAATCAGCGATTGCGTACGCTGTCCGAAGATAACCCGGCGCTTTCCGACGGGCCGCTGTGCGATCTGACCGACGAAGATTTCCTCGACAGCACGCATCGAACGATATGGTTGGCGATTCGCGGCGCGCTGTACACGGCGCAGGCCGAGCCGGCAGCCCACATTGAGAAGCGGCTCGACGCCGACAGCGCGGACGTACTGGCAGGGCTGCGCGCGTCCGACGCGGCGCACGTTCGTGCAAGTATCAAAGAACGGCTTGATGGGGACGCCGCCGCGCTTTGGGATGAGTTGAGCAAACGCACAGCGCCGGCATTCGACGCGAAAGAGGACCTGGTCGTCGCTGTGCTGCGGCTGCGAGCGGTGCGGATCGGCCGCGATCGTGAATCGCTGGCTGCACTGCTGGCAGAGTCCGAGGGCGACCGGGGGGAAACGCGGCGGCTGATGGCATCGTTGAACGTGTTGGCTCAGGCGGTGCGCCAACTCGACGCTGAACTGTCTCGGCGCATACGCTAG
- a CDS encoding DUF427 domain-containing protein, translating into MIFPKRIQPTQGQESVWDYPRPPRVERVSKRIVIEIAGVTLADTTGAYRVLETSHPPVYYLPQSDIRMEYLQRTPRTSFCEFKGSATYWAVAVGDRIEPNAAWGYLDPAPGFEPIAGYIAFYAGRMDRCTVDGETVEAQPGDFYGGWITSDVVGPFKGGAGTWGW; encoded by the coding sequence ATGATCTTCCCCAAGCGTATACAGCCCACGCAAGGCCAGGAGTCGGTGTGGGACTATCCGCGTCCGCCCCGAGTCGAGCGGGTATCGAAGAGAATCGTCATCGAAATCGCAGGGGTTACGCTGGCCGACACCACTGGAGCGTATCGCGTGTTGGAGACCAGTCACCCGCCGGTGTACTACCTCCCCCAGTCCGACATTCGGATGGAGTACTTGCAGCGCACGCCGCGTACGAGTTTCTGCGAGTTCAAAGGCAGCGCGACGTATTGGGCGGTCGCGGTAGGCGATCGGATCGAACCAAATGCGGCGTGGGGCTATCTCGATCCAGCGCCGGGGTTCGAGCCGATTGCGGGATACATCGCATTCTATGCCGGTCGCATGGATCGCTGCACGGTGGACGGCGAAACCGTCGAAGCGCAGCCCGGCGATTTCTACGGCGGGTGGATCACCTCCGACGTCGTCGGGCCGTTCAAGGGCGGCGCCGGCACGTGGGGCTGGTAA
- the rpoD gene encoding RNA polymerase sigma factor RpoD, giving the protein MQGFYFVPSHLLIQVKSIVRKSGELPDASVFSRLLMDDEDAVEDLPAIFEDIERRAELASESLTRANLRLVVSVAKRYMGRGINFLDLIQEGNIGLLRAVAKFDHTKGFKFSTYATWWIRQAISRAIADQARTIRIPVHMVETINRLVRVQRQLLQQNGSEPTAEQIALEMDFLTPEETKAIKYLKEQGIPLEMGLQRKLRRAAQKVRKILRVSQEPLSLDQPVGQEESSQYGDFIPDDKTPGPAESATRQLLKEQMQQALGILSDREREVLEMRYGLVDGQDRTLEEVGRYFGVTRERVRQIEAKALRKLRHPTRSRQLRDYLDM; this is encoded by the coding sequence ATGCAGGGCTTCTACTTCGTGCCCTCGCACCTGCTCATCCAAGTCAAGTCCATCGTCCGCAAATCCGGCGAGCTTCCAGATGCCTCCGTGTTCAGTCGCTTACTCATGGATGACGAAGACGCGGTCGAAGACCTGCCTGCGATCTTCGAGGACATCGAACGCCGCGCGGAATTGGCGAGCGAGTCGCTGACGCGAGCGAACCTGCGATTGGTCGTCAGCGTGGCCAAACGGTACATGGGCCGCGGGATCAACTTCCTGGATCTCATTCAAGAAGGCAACATCGGGCTGCTGCGCGCCGTCGCGAAATTCGACCACACCAAGGGGTTCAAGTTCAGCACGTACGCAACGTGGTGGATCCGTCAGGCGATCAGCCGCGCGATTGCCGATCAGGCGCGCACGATCCGAATCCCCGTTCACATGGTGGAGACGATCAACCGGCTTGTGCGGGTGCAGCGCCAGCTTCTGCAGCAGAATGGCTCGGAGCCTACGGCGGAACAGATCGCGCTGGAGATGGATTTCTTGACGCCGGAAGAGACGAAGGCGATCAAGTACCTGAAAGAGCAGGGGATCCCGCTTGAAATGGGCTTGCAGCGCAAGCTGCGCCGCGCCGCGCAAAAGGTGCGGAAGATCCTCCGTGTGAGTCAGGAGCCGCTCAGCCTCGACCAGCCCGTCGGGCAGGAAGAAAGCAGCCAGTATGGGGACTTCATCCCCGACGATAAGACACCCGGGCCGGCGGAGTCGGCGACCCGTCAGCTCCTCAAAGAGCAGATGCAGCAGGCACTCGGCATCCTCAGCGACCGCGAGCGAGAAGTGCTCGAGATGCGCTATGGCCTTGTCGACGGTCAGGATCGCACACTTGAAGAGGTCGGCCGCTATTTCGGCGTTACGCGAGAGCGCGTCCGCCAGATCGAGGCCAAGGCGCTTCGCAAGTTGAGGCACCCGACCCGCAGCCGCCAACTGCGCGACTACCTTGATATGTAG
- a CDS encoding phosphotransferase family protein encodes MEHGDLAQRLGKYLTDMVGVSVEVSDLQALAGGASRDSWAFVASYADGTRERLVMRRDLATTMTESALTRAQEFALMQAAYRHDIACARVRWLCDSREPLDFPFFIMDYVEGVSIGRKVMTSPELAAARAVLPQQMARQLARIHSLDWHTEPLAFLRRPSSDNPAQNAITDVYDVLDSLDAHIPALELALRWCVLNVPMPQRITFVHGDFRVGNLLVGPDGLTAVIDWEFAHVGDPAEELGYLCMRDWRFGSDALRAAGLTTREAFLTDYEQASGVKVDRSAVDWWEVFGNVRWAVICLSQAQRHLSGADPSVELASLGRRSLDMQAEALALIKRLPAKVTR; translated from the coding sequence ATGGAACACGGCGACCTTGCGCAGCGCCTTGGCAAATACCTGACCGACATGGTAGGCGTGTCGGTCGAGGTGAGCGACCTGCAAGCGCTCGCTGGAGGCGCGTCCCGCGACAGTTGGGCGTTCGTCGCGTCCTACGCTGACGGAACCCGCGAACGACTGGTGATGCGCCGCGACCTGGCAACCACGATGACCGAGTCTGCGTTGACCCGGGCCCAGGAGTTCGCCTTAATGCAAGCTGCGTATCGCCACGATATCGCCTGTGCGCGGGTGCGCTGGCTGTGCGATTCTCGCGAGCCGTTGGACTTTCCGTTCTTCATCATGGATTATGTCGAGGGCGTGTCGATCGGTCGCAAGGTGATGACATCGCCGGAACTAGCCGCTGCGCGTGCGGTATTGCCCCAGCAGATGGCACGGCAACTTGCGCGCATCCACAGCTTGGACTGGCACACCGAACCACTGGCTTTTCTGCGCAGGCCCTCCTCTGACAATCCTGCACAAAACGCCATCACAGACGTATACGATGTGCTTGACTCGCTAGACGCGCATATTCCGGCGCTGGAGCTTGCGCTGCGATGGTGTGTCCTCAACGTGCCCATGCCGCAGCGCATCACATTCGTCCACGGCGATTTTCGGGTGGGGAACCTGTTGGTGGGTCCGGACGGACTGACCGCCGTAATCGATTGGGAATTTGCCCATGTAGGCGACCCTGCTGAAGAACTCGGCTACCTGTGTATGCGCGATTGGCGCTTCGGCAGCGACGCGCTGCGGGCGGCAGGCTTGACGACACGCGAGGCGTTTTTGACCGACTATGAGCAGGCGAGCGGCGTGAAGGTTGACCGCTCGGCAGTGGACTGGTGGGAGGTCTTCGGCAACGTTCGGTGGGCTGTGATCTGCCTAAGCCAGGCACAGCGCCACTTGTCTGGTGCAGATCCAAGCGTAGAGCTTGCCAGCCTGGGGCGGCGTTCTCTGGACATGCAAGCCGAGGCACTGGCGCTGATCAAGCGCCTCCCGGCAAAGGTGACAAGATGA
- a CDS encoding acyl-CoA dehydrogenase family protein, with the protein MYDFSIPTHIQDLVTRIHQFLKDVVIPLEAHAGEDSEDGLPLERLKIAREQAKAAGLWCPTMPTDLGGMGLSITEIIPVFEAAGRSLLGPLVMGCAAPDEGNLHLLHMFANAEQRERYLKPLATGETFSAFAMTEPAPGVGSDPSMLKTTAHRDGDHWVINGHKWWTTNATQADFLIIMARTDDSGGRSSATLFLAPMDTPGIELVRNIPHLGGPDFGGHGEIRFNGLRLGDDAVLSEVGSGFALVQARLGPARLTHCMRWTGIAQRALEIAARYANTREAFGTTLGGHQAVQWMLADSATELHAGRLMMQHCAWLIENGKDAKQEMSMCKVHVAETVNRVLDRAIQICGGLGISRDLPLAQWYESARAFRIYDGASEVHRMVVARRILKANREA; encoded by the coding sequence ATGTATGACTTCAGTATACCTACTCATATTCAGGACCTTGTAACGCGAATTCATCAGTTTCTGAAGGACGTCGTCATCCCGCTCGAAGCGCATGCCGGCGAAGATTCGGAAGACGGCCTCCCACTCGAACGCCTCAAAATTGCCCGCGAGCAGGCCAAGGCGGCCGGGTTGTGGTGCCCCACCATGCCGACCGACCTCGGTGGCATGGGTCTGTCAATCACCGAGATTATCCCGGTGTTCGAGGCCGCCGGGCGCAGCCTGCTCGGCCCGCTCGTCATGGGCTGCGCCGCGCCGGACGAGGGTAATTTGCACCTGCTGCACATGTTCGCCAACGCCGAACAGCGCGAGCGCTACCTCAAACCGCTTGCGACGGGCGAGACGTTCTCGGCCTTTGCGATGACCGAACCGGCGCCGGGAGTAGGCAGCGACCCGTCCATGCTCAAGACGACGGCGCACCGCGACGGCGATCACTGGGTCATCAACGGGCACAAATGGTGGACGACCAACGCGACGCAGGCCGATTTTCTCATCATCATGGCGCGCACCGACGACTCGGGCGGAAGATCGAGTGCCACGCTCTTTCTGGCGCCGATGGACACACCCGGCATCGAACTCGTGCGCAACATCCCACACCTCGGCGGGCCGGACTTCGGGGGTCATGGGGAGATTCGATTCAACGGATTACGACTGGGCGACGATGCCGTGCTCAGCGAGGTTGGCAGTGGTTTCGCGCTGGTGCAGGCTCGGCTCGGCCCTGCCCGACTCACACACTGCATGCGCTGGACGGGCATCGCGCAGCGCGCGCTGGAGATCGCAGCGCGTTACGCCAATACGCGTGAGGCCTTCGGGACCACGCTAGGCGGTCATCAGGCGGTTCAGTGGATGTTGGCCGATAGCGCGACCGAGCTGCATGCTGGGCGCCTCATGATGCAGCACTGCGCATGGCTGATTGAAAACGGCAAAGACGCGAAGCAAGAAATGTCGATGTGCAAGGTGCATGTCGCTGAAACCGTCAATCGGGTGCTGGACCGTGCGATACAGATATGCGGCGGGCTGGGGATCAGCCGCGATCTGCCGCTGGCACAGTGGTACGAGTCCGCGCGGGCGTTTCGCATCTATGACGGGGCGAGCGAGGTTCATCGAATGGTCGTCGCGCGCCGCATCCTGAAGGCAAATCGTGAGGCTTAG
- a CDS encoding NADH-quinone oxidoreductase subunit A, with translation MALQQFAPIAVMIVVAVALAFIILMISRVFGPHRPTSRKTAPYESGMKPIGPGTRRMPVKFYLVAVLFILFDIEVIFFLPYAVVFRDLGIYGLVTMGLFLFILTVGLVYEWKKGALEWE, from the coding sequence ATGGCTCTACAGCAGTTTGCGCCCATCGCCGTAATGATCGTTGTGGCGGTCGCTTTGGCGTTCATCATCCTGATGATTTCGCGCGTGTTCGGCCCACACCGGCCGACCTCGCGCAAGACTGCGCCGTACGAGTCCGGTATGAAGCCGATAGGCCCGGGTACGCGCCGGATGCCGGTTAAGTTCTACCTCGTCGCCGTCCTATTCATTCTGTTCGACATCGAAGTGATCTTTTTCCTCCCTTATGCCGTCGTCTTCCGCGACCTCGGCATTTACGGGTTGGTGACGATGGGCCTGTTCTTATTCATCCTCACGGTCGGCCTCGTATACGAGTGGAAGAAGGGCGCGCTGGAATGGGAGTAA
- a CDS encoding CRTAC1 family protein, producing MFKDISDLIRFNPPQLGYGVAVTDIDGDAEFEFVVAGNNFPNRVLKWNGRALVDLVDPVLADSQRQAIGVAAADINGDGREEIYVMNTDTFGGRKRFGDRLFLNRGTRWVDLFDLEENQGVMNLTAGRSVACVDRDGNGRYGFFVANYGGPMRFYELNDEGFVVDVASRVGVDLTSGGRSLVSLPLVSSRMDVFAGNERGANFLFQNNGDGTFIEIAERVGVADSLENVRGVAVLDANGDGQLDLVYGNWEGPHRLFVRTPQGVFRNVAPPELALPSRVRTVIAADFDNDGYEELFFNNIGEPNRLFGFRDGEWTRLNPGAAIEATGLGTGAAVCDINRDGRLELLISHGESAMQPVTLYAPHANLSHWLRILPLTQYGAPARGAIVKLHMRERSQIRAIDAGSGYLCQMEPVAHFGLGPEPDDELTVEVHWPSGAHTILDIAQIDRMYSVEHPE from the coding sequence ATGTTCAAAGATATCTCCGATCTCATACGTTTTAACCCGCCGCAGCTCGGCTATGGCGTCGCCGTTACAGATATCGACGGAGACGCCGAATTCGAGTTCGTGGTCGCCGGCAACAACTTCCCCAACCGCGTCTTGAAGTGGAATGGACGCGCGCTGGTGGATCTTGTCGACCCGGTGTTGGCCGACAGCCAGCGTCAGGCGATCGGCGTCGCGGCGGCGGACATCAACGGCGACGGCCGCGAAGAGATTTATGTCATGAACACCGATACGTTTGGAGGACGCAAGCGCTTCGGTGACCGGCTGTTTCTGAACCGCGGCACGCGCTGGGTCGACCTGTTCGACCTTGAAGAGAATCAAGGGGTCATGAACCTCACGGCCGGACGATCGGTCGCATGTGTCGACCGCGACGGCAATGGACGCTACGGGTTCTTCGTCGCGAATTACGGCGGGCCGATGCGCTTCTACGAGCTTAACGACGAGGGATTCGTCGTCGATGTGGCGAGTAGGGTGGGCGTCGACCTGACGTCCGGCGGCAGGTCGCTTGTCTCTTTGCCGTTGGTCAGCTCGCGCATGGACGTTTTCGCCGGCAACGAACGCGGTGCGAACTTCTTGTTTCAGAACAACGGCGACGGCACGTTTATCGAGATCGCCGAGCGCGTCGGTGTCGCTGACTCGCTCGAAAACGTGCGCGGGGTCGCGGTACTCGACGCCAACGGCGACGGTCAGCTCGATCTCGTCTACGGGAACTGGGAAGGCCCGCATCGGCTGTTCGTGCGCACTCCGCAAGGGGTATTCCGCAACGTTGCCCCGCCCGAGCTGGCGCTCCCGAGCCGCGTGCGAACGGTCATCGCCGCCGACTTTGACAACGACGGCTACGAAGAGTTGTTCTTCAACAACATCGGCGAGCCGAATCGACTTTTCGGGTTCCGGGACGGCGAATGGACACGGCTAAATCCGGGGGCGGCCATCGAGGCTACCGGTCTCGGAACCGGCGCCGCTGTCTGCGACATCAACCGTGATGGCCGGCTCGAACTGCTGATCAGCCACGGTGAGTCCGCCATGCAGCCCGTCACGTTATACGCGCCGCACGCCAACCTCAGCCATTGGCTCCGGATCCTGCCGCTTACCCAATACGGCGCGCCGGCGCGCGGCGCGATCGTCAAGCTGCATATGCGCGAACGGTCGCAAATCCGCGCGATCGATGCCGGCAGCGGCTACCTTTGCCAGATGGAACCGGTTGCGCACTTCGGTCTCGGACCCGAGCCAGACGACGAACTTACTGTAGAGGTCCATTGGCCGTCCGGCGCGCATACGATCCTCGACATTGCGCAGATCGACCGAATGTATTCTGTCGAACACCCTGAATAG